From one Pseudobacteroides sp. genomic stretch:
- a CDS encoding DUF2225 domain-containing protein, protein MDDVLYNKKITCPACKKTIEVTRVKAKACIVSSYDTDYFVNYAGVNPMFYDAWVCELCGYTALSDRFANLDINGARKVNEAITAFWKSRKFTGERSIDDALQAYKLALYNLQKIGGAPSDFAKINIRLAWLYRIKKDEKEIDFLKCALNNYNDSYQQEKFPIGKFDECTCMYMLGELNRRIGNYNEAITWFSKLISSPEAKNNKMLLENARDQYHLTKELAVS, encoded by the coding sequence ATGGATGATGTACTTTATAACAAAAAGATTACCTGCCCTGCATGCAAAAAAACAATCGAAGTTACAAGGGTAAAAGCTAAAGCCTGCATTGTTTCTTCCTATGATACTGATTATTTTGTTAATTATGCAGGCGTTAATCCTATGTTTTATGATGCATGGGTTTGCGAATTATGTGGCTATACAGCCCTCAGTGATAGGTTTGCGAATCTTGATATTAATGGTGCCAGGAAAGTTAATGAAGCCATCACTGCCTTTTGGAAAAGCAGAAAATTTACAGGCGAAAGAAGCATTGATGATGCCCTGCAGGCATATAAGCTTGCACTCTACAACCTACAAAAAATCGGTGGTGCTCCTAGTGATTTTGCCAAGATTAATATTCGATTGGCATGGCTTTATAGAATTAAAAAAGACGAGAAAGAAATAGACTTTTTAAAATGTGCCTTGAATAATTACAACGACTCATACCAACAGGAAAAATTCCCAATCGGTAAGTTCGATGAATGTACATGTATGTACATGCTTGGTGAGCTTAACCGTAGAATAGGAAATTATAACGAAGCAATAACCTGGTTCAGTAAATTGATAAGCTCTCCTGAAGCCAAAAACAACAAGATGCTGTTGGAAAATGCCCGAGATCAATATCACCTCACTAAGGAACTTGCTGTATCCTAG
- a CDS encoding MFS transporter, whose translation MATFFLIIIYMAFISLGLPDSLVGVAWPLMQLEFGVPFESAGMVSMFIAGGTIVSSLASGFVHKHLGTGKITFISCLVTAASLLAYSFAPSFIWLLLLAIPLGLGAGSVDSALNNYVALHYKAHHMSWLHCFWGVGATLGPIIMSQFIAGQNSWRNGFVAVSLIQFSLVVLLFFTLPLWDRMAKEFHNKSDKLNEAEFMNNHGDSNKGAEEQDKELVPEKEKSLKPLKVKGVKLALASFLFYCGVESTMGLWGSSFLVGVKGLTPAAAAQLVSMFYAGITIGRFITGFITLKLNNITLIRGGQITALAGAIVLLLPLPTLFTLLSFIVIGIGCAPIFPCMIHETPARFGKENSQAIIGYQMALAYTGATFLPPFLGVVAARTSIGIFPFFVFAYIVIMLSCSERINVLMKGKRL comes from the coding sequence ATGGCTACTTTTTTTCTAATTATTATTTATATGGCTTTCATCAGCCTTGGTTTACCCGATTCTTTGGTAGGAGTGGCATGGCCTCTTATGCAGTTGGAATTTGGCGTACCATTTGAGTCAGCTGGAATGGTTTCTATGTTTATAGCAGGGGGAACTATTGTATCAAGCCTGGCAAGCGGGTTTGTCCATAAGCACCTGGGTACCGGTAAAATAACATTTATTAGCTGCTTGGTGACTGCTGCCTCATTATTGGCATACTCATTTGCACCATCTTTTATCTGGCTTCTGCTTCTGGCAATACCTCTTGGCTTAGGAGCAGGATCTGTCGATTCGGCACTTAACAACTATGTTGCATTGCATTACAAGGCACATCACATGAGTTGGCTTCATTGTTTCTGGGGAGTTGGAGCTACTTTAGGTCCAATAATCATGTCACAGTTTATTGCAGGACAAAACTCATGGAGAAATGGATTTGTAGCAGTTTCATTGATACAATTCTCACTGGTTGTTTTACTTTTCTTTACGCTGCCATTATGGGACCGTATGGCAAAAGAATTTCACAATAAGTCTGACAAATTAAACGAAGCGGAATTTATGAATAATCATGGAGATTCAAATAAAGGGGCAGAGGAGCAAGACAAAGAATTGGTTCCTGAAAAAGAAAAAAGCTTGAAGCCCTTGAAAGTAAAAGGCGTTAAGCTGGCACTTGCTTCATTTTTGTTTTATTGCGGCGTAGAATCTACTATGGGACTATGGGGCAGTAGCTTTTTGGTTGGAGTTAAGGGGTTGACTCCAGCTGCTGCCGCACAATTGGTATCCATGTTTTATGCAGGAATTACCATAGGGAGATTTATAACAGGGTTTATTACCTTGAAATTAAATAACATTACTCTTATACGTGGTGGCCAAATTACAGCATTAGCAGGAGCTATAGTCCTGCTTTTGCCTTTGCCGACGTTGTTTACTCTTTTAAGTTTTATTGTTATTGGAATAGGATGTGCACCAATTTTCCCATGCATGATCCATGAAACCCCTGCACGTTTTGGAAAGGAAAATTCCCAGGCTATAATCGGTTATCAAATGGCACTAGCTTACACAGGGGCCACATTCTTGCCTCCATTCCTTGGAGTTGTAGCAGCCAGAACATCAATAGGCATTTTTCCGTTTTTCGTATTTGCATATATAGTTATTATGCTTAGCTGCTCAGAAAGGATAAATGTTTTGATGAAAGGCAAAAGGCTATAG
- a CDS encoding GDSL-type esterase/lipase family protein, with protein sequence MKKHSKKLSACVFVLMLILASLAAFTTQTASATPSGDLNNDGVINMSDVIQLAKTFNSVTGDGKYIASYDLNSDGAINMSDVIIIASKFNTSVANTNTPIPTPTTKPPTPTVAPTSAANKWVGTWGTAPQLVEQNNMPPSPGLSNNTLRQVFRVSIGGNQVRFKFSNQYGNSPLVMNSVHLAVSAGSDSIKSDTDKVIKFSGKEAVTIPAGQTVTSDPLDFDLPKLTNMAVTIYFGSVPSALTGHPGSRTTSYILTGNKVTSASMASSVKTEHWYVITGLDVLTEDSYKAVVALGDSITDGRGSTTDKQNRWTDNFADRLLANSATSKVAVLNQGIGGNTVLSGGLGPTATTRFDRDVLEQSGVRYLILFEGVNDIGSASSTQTATNLINTYKQFITKAHAKNILVYGATITPIGGSQYDSAIHEQVRKTVNDWIRTSGQFDAVMDFDAAVRNPNDQSKLLNTYDSGDHLHLNPEGYKKLAEVMDLTLFTK encoded by the coding sequence ATGAAAAAACATTCTAAAAAACTTTCTGCTTGCGTCTTTGTCTTAATGCTGATATTGGCTTCATTAGCTGCATTCACGACTCAGACAGCCAGTGCTACACCTTCAGGAGATTTGAACAATGACGGTGTAATTAATATGTCTGACGTTATTCAATTGGCAAAAACATTCAATTCTGTAACCGGAGATGGCAAATATATTGCATCATATGACTTAAACAGCGACGGTGCTATAAACATGTCTGATGTAATAATAATTGCTTCCAAATTTAACACCTCAGTAGCAAATACAAATACGCCAATTCCCACACCTACAACCAAGCCACCTACACCAACTGTTGCTCCAACTTCAGCTGCGAATAAGTGGGTCGGTACATGGGGAACTGCTCCGCAATTGGTTGAACAAAACAATATGCCGCCAAGCCCTGGACTTTCAAACAACACTCTTCGTCAGGTTTTCAGAGTATCGATCGGAGGAAATCAAGTGCGGTTTAAGTTTTCCAATCAATACGGAAATTCGCCTCTGGTAATGAACTCTGTACATTTAGCTGTATCAGCGGGTTCAGACTCAATCAAGTCTGATACTGATAAAGTGATAAAATTCAGCGGAAAAGAAGCAGTAACAATTCCGGCAGGCCAGACAGTAACTTCCGATCCACTTGATTTTGATCTGCCTAAGCTGACCAATATGGCTGTCACTATTTATTTCGGAAGTGTGCCTTCAGCTCTGACAGGCCATCCGGGTTCCAGAACAACATCATATATTCTGACCGGCAATAAAGTTACCAGTGCAAGCATGGCTTCCTCAGTAAAGACTGAGCATTGGTATGTTATAACAGGTTTGGATGTGCTTACCGAAGATTCGTACAAAGCTGTTGTTGCTTTAGGGGATTCGATTACCGATGGCAGAGGCTCAACAACAGACAAACAGAACAGATGGACCGATAACTTTGCTGACCGCCTCCTGGCAAATTCAGCTACATCCAAGGTTGCGGTACTTAATCAGGGTATAGGTGGAAACACGGTGCTTTCGGGGGGATTGGGCCCAACAGCCACTACAAGATTTGATCGGGATGTGCTTGAGCAAAGCGGTGTCCGCTACCTTATATTATTTGAAGGTGTTAATGATATCGGATCAGCTTCTTCCACTCAGACAGCCACAAACCTGATAAACACATACAAACAATTTATCACCAAGGCACATGCAAAGAATATACTTGTTTATGGTGCAACAATTACACCAATTGGCGGCTCACAATACGATAGTGCCATTCACGAACAAGTAAGAAAAACCGTCAATGATTGGATAAGAACCAGCGGCCAGTTTGATGCAGTAATGGATTTTGATGCCGCGGTCCGAAATCCAAACGATCAATCAAAACTGTTAAATACTTATGATAGCGGTGACCATTTGCATCTTAACCCTGAAGGATACAAAAAACTGGCTGAAGTGATGGATCTGACACTATTCACAAAATAA
- a CDS encoding nucleotidyltransferase family protein — MNPALDDLKYFLRKNAVTDSMLLNDIKRLELGTLLLDTVKQMDETLYLKSNIRILAQKNKNCIFEEEIYKIADAAEAAGIKAVFIKGLLLADDLYEKPEIRQSVDVDLLIEAHNMAPFLKILESLSYKPFDKKEGYQPWSFIEENIHTYKDKKHEEFYKEADFKGRKVGVLLELHMHILQPGIIKTNTSQLIERAVLRNKKGHNIWLLEMHDNVLLLFLHFYEHFIISFNNYCCSIETERTNIQSFHDIALLLDKYGSIISWDVMFERIKALKGCINLALAIHLFSGIYPGRVPDGFLKKLVSHGLDLSNPISKLCHHLISQLNPTDILYKDFDYLLKNMKPIEGNEVQQLLCPFKNNDGQNMGGLFLIDEFAENIENIYGTYISCGKKPISSSEGSGKGRVWWDPNRLYIHIKIYKKVLVFNGRVKNYHDQDGVEILMNNGKDLRHRHIVFNPQLEYDAVNMVIINGKTSCRMDEEGVKYKIVIHDDGYELEAGVPWQCLDVVPDVGLRFRFNVAINLCDEQTGKRRTRLSWAGKDNWWWDVDTYGELILTE, encoded by the coding sequence ATGAATCCGGCTTTAGATGATTTGAAGTATTTTTTAAGAAAAAATGCAGTAACAGACAGCATGCTTTTGAATGATATAAAAAGGTTGGAGCTTGGCACACTACTTCTGGACACCGTCAAGCAAATGGATGAAACTCTATACTTGAAATCAAATATTCGAATTTTAGCCCAAAAGAATAAGAATTGCATATTTGAAGAGGAAATCTACAAAATTGCAGATGCAGCAGAGGCTGCAGGAATAAAAGCAGTATTTATAAAAGGGCTGTTATTGGCTGACGATTTGTATGAAAAACCGGAAATAAGGCAGTCGGTTGATGTGGACCTTTTGATTGAAGCTCACAACATGGCTCCTTTTTTGAAGATTTTAGAAAGCCTTTCCTATAAGCCCTTTGACAAGAAAGAGGGCTATCAGCCGTGGAGTTTTATTGAAGAAAATATTCATACCTATAAAGATAAAAAGCATGAAGAATTTTATAAGGAAGCAGATTTCAAAGGGAGAAAGGTAGGGGTACTGCTTGAGCTTCATATGCATATTCTGCAGCCCGGAATTATAAAGACAAATACTTCACAACTTATTGAGCGTGCCGTCTTACGAAATAAAAAAGGGCATAATATTTGGCTTTTAGAAATGCATGACAATGTGCTGCTCCTGTTTTTGCACTTCTATGAACACTTTATTATTTCGTTTAACAACTACTGTTGCAGTATAGAGACTGAAAGAACCAATATTCAATCCTTCCACGATATTGCTTTGCTTTTGGACAAGTATGGCAGCATTATCTCGTGGGATGTCATGTTCGAAAGGATAAAAGCACTGAAAGGATGCATAAATCTTGCACTGGCCATACATCTTTTCAGCGGCATTTACCCCGGTAGGGTTCCGGACGGATTTTTAAAGAAATTGGTTTCTCATGGGTTGGATCTGTCAAATCCTATAAGTAAGTTGTGCCATCACCTTATCTCTCAGTTAAATCCTACAGATATTTTATATAAAGATTTTGATTACTTATTAAAAAATATGAAACCGATAGAAGGCAATGAAGTACAACAGCTCCTGTGTCCATTTAAGAATAATGACGGACAAAATATGGGAGGATTATTTTTAATCGATGAATTTGCCGAAAATATAGAGAACATTTATGGAACTTATATAAGCTGCGGTAAAAAGCCTATTTCCAGTTCGGAGGGCAGTGGGAAGGGCAGAGTGTGGTGGGACCCAAACCGCTTGTATATACATATCAAAATATATAAAAAAGTTTTAGTATTTAATGGAAGAGTCAAGAACTACCATGATCAGGATGGGGTAGAAATACTGATGAATAACGGTAAAGACTTAAGACACAGGCACATTGTATTTAATCCGCAATTGGAGTATGATGCTGTCAATATGGTAATTATAAATGGAAAAACATCTTGTCGGATGGATGAAGAAGGAGTAAAATACAAGATTGTCATCCATGATGACGGGTATGAACTGGAAGCAGGTGTGCCCTGGCAATGCCTGGACGTTGTTCCGGATGTGGGACTTAGGTTTAGATTTAATGTTGCTATCAATCTATGTGATGAACAAACCGGAAAAAGGAGAACAAGGCTTTCGTGGGCAGGTAAGGATAATTGGTGGTGGGATGTAGATACATATGGGGAATTGATTTTGACGGAGTAA
- a CDS encoding helix-turn-helix domain-containing protein: MNNLSFFATEKMDIYKGIEGKRLAFKRFLSEIQKLEEPADVYVTTGSNLLWLSESKEFIESSRDYFIGLLDKVKGFYILHSFDRSVSTLIYFKNYWIPIYLTGKISGYVLNDYYPNQPKYTIFIIDNRICVFSLETESMDDSITFFSESLDVITSMKNIFLSMQKNSVPLGDAADKCPNHFVTELFEAGRKPGSYFAFFNAMAAIGMPPSIYKNVLKSLDLPLAEQKEKLKLYCDCYEEFMENIVRFHHSIVIKCNPVYEFSNFEKIRYNGIYFFENRDIYVDKELYIKHLENLLEISKESKLNIIFLDPQNYINKSPGFNYILKENEKVVVFDKKQGTDTYQYFSSESKILTNNFFLYHNNIIGSIQGDSLDPEKISSDIIKQSQACRNFDSEDKLKVLTNREKVIVKMLYEGIKIYDISIGEHISQNTVKTHIRNIYRKLGINSKYELIKLLSEAPQK, encoded by the coding sequence ATGAACAATTTATCATTTTTTGCTACAGAAAAAATGGATATCTATAAGGGGATAGAAGGCAAGAGGCTGGCTTTTAAGCGATTTCTGTCGGAAATACAAAAGCTGGAGGAGCCTGCAGACGTGTATGTTACAACCGGCTCTAATCTTTTATGGCTCAGTGAAAGCAAAGAGTTCATTGAAAGCTCAAGAGATTACTTTATCGGGCTCCTTGACAAAGTAAAGGGGTTTTATATACTTCACAGCTTTGACAGAAGTGTTTCTACCCTTATTTATTTTAAAAATTACTGGATTCCTATATATTTAACGGGTAAAATCAGCGGATATGTTCTAAACGACTACTACCCAAACCAACCCAAATATACCATTTTTATTATTGATAACAGAATTTGTGTTTTTTCTCTGGAAACTGAAAGCATGGATGACAGCATAACTTTTTTTTCCGAAAGCTTGGATGTTATTACTTCAATGAAAAATATATTTCTATCCATGCAAAAGAATAGCGTTCCGCTGGGTGATGCTGCTGACAAATGCCCAAATCATTTTGTAACAGAGCTTTTCGAGGCAGGAAGAAAACCCGGAAGTTATTTTGCCTTTTTCAATGCTATGGCTGCTATAGGTATGCCGCCATCTATTTATAAAAATGTGTTGAAATCATTGGATTTGCCGTTGGCTGAGCAGAAAGAGAAGCTAAAGCTTTATTGCGATTGTTATGAGGAATTTATGGAAAACATAGTCAGGTTTCATCACAGCATCGTTATAAAATGTAATCCTGTATATGAGTTTTCCAACTTTGAAAAAATTAGATATAACGGCATTTACTTTTTTGAAAACCGCGATATATATGTTGACAAGGAACTTTACATCAAGCACCTGGAGAATCTATTGGAAATAAGTAAAGAAAGTAAGCTGAATATTATTTTTTTGGATCCGCAAAACTATATTAACAAATCACCCGGGTTTAACTATATTTTGAAAGAAAATGAGAAAGTGGTAGTGTTCGACAAAAAGCAGGGTACAGACACTTATCAATATTTTTCATCGGAGAGTAAAATCCTTACAAACAATTTCTTTTTGTATCATAATAACATAATTGGTTCAATACAGGGGGATAGCCTTGATCCGGAGAAAATATCAAGTGATATTATCAAGCAGTCACAGGCCTGTAGGAATTTTGACAGCGAGGATAAATTGAAGGTTCTTACCAACAGAGAAAAGGTCATTGTAAAAATGTTATATGAGGGGATTAAGATATACGACATTTCGATTGGAGAGCATATAAGCCAGAATACTGTTAAAACCCATATAAGAAATATTTACCGTAAATTGGGAATTAACTCTAAATATGAACTTATTAAACTTTTATCTGAAGCTCCTCAAAAATAA
- a CDS encoding ABC transporter ATP-binding protein, which yields MPKLIKAKKDSSAKRIIAFFLPYTILIAAAFMPMWIYSAYNFSFAVFQKIIINLMGTKDIEALKKLLGAVLAISIGAIAFLISGEFLKSHIQNLIVRDIKLSMFEKLNSLSMSKLNQLGSSDIFCRISYFSESIVKIILKDFYSIIYNVLVYSVAFFYLACSNVFIALAAASTGPVIFLAGHFFKKKQDKIIGQQNQLDRQVRALCHEVLTGMKEIRVFGVQKIFLDSYTDEIKLRQSLTFKLHMLFTFQSQISNIIKGGLNVVVLYFISIMAIGGKITIGEVVAFNYLFGIMHGPVLGISNSINTMRENVRNSKTVFDFMDIETLPDNKNDNKRPEKKSDMAISLSNVSLTIGSNEYKIFDKLDLNIREGEKVALVGLSGGGKSTLLKLLCGLYIPDKGEAELFGNSIKNTETARKLVAYIPQNPYVFPQTIAMNIGVGKEGTGMDEIRAAAALSGAHGFIADRENGYDTVLKENAANLSVGQKQRIAIARAFLKNSPIILADEPTAFLDKDSEEVFYKSINMQKGKTIVVAAHKLYTIKGFDRILVLEKGKIIEEGNHDELMVQNGAYKKMFLMQSNAGEEEKAKNEEKLFTA from the coding sequence ATGCCTAAATTAATAAAAGCCAAAAAAGATTCCTCTGCCAAAAGGATAATAGCATTTTTTTTACCATATACAATTCTTATTGCTGCAGCTTTTATGCCTATGTGGATTTATTCGGCATACAATTTTTCGTTTGCAGTTTTTCAAAAAATAATAATAAACCTTATGGGGACTAAGGATATAGAAGCTCTAAAAAAGCTTCTTGGAGCAGTGTTGGCAATATCAATCGGAGCCATAGCCTTTCTTATATCCGGTGAATTTTTAAAAAGCCATATACAAAACCTGATTGTACGGGATATCAAGCTTTCCATGTTTGAAAAATTAAACAGTCTATCAATGAGTAAACTGAATCAGTTGGGTTCTTCGGATATTTTTTGCAGGATATCCTACTTTTCAGAATCCATCGTTAAAATAATATTAAAAGACTTTTATAGTATTATATACAACGTATTGGTATATTCTGTTGCATTCTTTTACTTGGCGTGTTCCAATGTGTTTATTGCACTGGCAGCAGCTTCTACAGGACCGGTGATATTTCTTGCCGGACATTTTTTCAAAAAGAAGCAGGATAAAATAATCGGGCAGCAAAACCAATTGGACCGCCAGGTGCGTGCATTATGCCATGAAGTTTTGACAGGTATGAAGGAAATAAGAGTTTTCGGAGTGCAGAAAATATTTTTGGATTCTTATACAGATGAAATAAAACTTAGGCAGAGCCTTACATTTAAGCTTCACATGCTATTTACCTTCCAAAGCCAGATTTCAAACATAATAAAGGGCGGACTAAATGTTGTGGTTTTGTATTTTATAAGTATTATGGCAATAGGTGGCAAAATAACCATAGGGGAGGTTGTTGCATTCAATTATCTTTTCGGTATTATGCATGGACCTGTTTTAGGGATTTCCAATTCCATTAATACCATGAGGGAAAATGTTAGAAATTCAAAGACGGTTTTTGACTTTATGGACATTGAAACTTTGCCAGATAACAAAAACGACAACAAACGGCCGGAGAAGAAAAGCGATATGGCTATCTCTCTAAGTAATGTTTCACTAACTATAGGGAGTAATGAATATAAAATATTTGATAAGCTTGATTTGAATATAAGGGAAGGTGAGAAAGTTGCGTTGGTTGGCCTCAGCGGTGGAGGAAAGAGCACTCTTTTAAAGCTTTTGTGCGGGTTGTATATTCCTGACAAAGGAGAAGCTGAGCTCTTCGGTAATTCCATCAAAAATACCGAAACAGCTCGAAAGTTGGTAGCGTACATCCCTCAAAACCCATATGTTTTTCCACAAACCATTGCTATGAACATAGGCGTTGGAAAAGAAGGCACTGGGATGGATGAAATCCGTGCTGCGGCTGCTCTATCAGGTGCTCATGGCTTTATTGCCGATAGGGAGAATGGATACGATACTGTTCTCAAAGAAAACGCAGCCAATCTCTCGGTTGGACAAAAGCAAAGAATTGCTATAGCAAGAGCTTTTCTCAAAAATTCTCCCATTATACTGGCAGATGAGCCTACGGCTTTTTTGGATAAGGATTCTGAAGAAGTCTTCTATAAGTCGATAAATATGCAAAAGGGTAAGACAATTGTTGTTGCAGCACATAAGCTATACACTATAAAAGGGTTTGACAGGATTCTGGTGCTGGAAAAAGGTAAAATAATTGAAGAAGGAAATCATGATGAGCTTATGGTACAAAACGGTGCATATAAGAAGATGTTTCTTATGCAAAGTAATGCTGGGGAAGAAGAAAAAGCGAAAAATGAGGAAAAATTGTTCACTGCATGA